The genomic interval AACGTGGTCAACCCCGGCGGCCTCGCGCAGACCGTGCACCGCGACTACCACCTCGGCTTCCTCTCCGACGAGGCGGCCGCGGCCTATCCGGCGCACGTCCACCGGCTCTCCCCCGTGCTCACGCTCCAGGGCGCGGTCGCGCACTGCGACATGCCCGTGGAGTCGGGGCCGACCCTGTACCTGCCGTTCTCGCAGCTGTTCGAGCCCGGGTATCTGGCCTGGCGGCGGCCGGAGTTCCAGGCGTACTTCAAGGAGCACCACGTCCAGTTGCCGCTCGCGAAGGGCGACGCCGTCTTCTTCAACCCGGCGCTGTTCCACGCGGCCGGGACCAACCGCACCACCGACGTGCGGCGCATGGCCAACCTGCTCCAGGTGTCCTCGGCCTTCGGACGCGCCATGGAGACCGTGGACCGGGAGGCGGTCTCGAACGCCGTGTACCCCGCGCTGCTGCGGCGGAAGGCGGAGGGTGCCGACGCGGAGTGGCTGGACAACGTGATCGCCGCGAGCGCCGAGGGCTACCCCTTCCCCACCAACCTCGACAGCGACCCCCCGGTCGACGGACTCGCCCCGCCCTCCCAGGCGGACCTCGTACGACGGGCGCTCGCCGAGGGCTGGACCCCGCGCACGCTGAGGGACGAGCTGCGGGCGTGTGCCGACCGGCGCACTAGCTGAATCACCACGGCTGAAAGGTATTGGCACGTTCATGGGACTTCTCGACGACAAGGTCGTCCTCGTCAACGGCGGCAGCCAGGGGGTCGGTGCCGCCATCGCCCGGGCCGCCGTCCGTGAGGGGGCGGTCGTGGCCGTCACCGGCCGCCGCCCCGAGCCCGGCGAGGCGCTGGTGGCGGAGCTGGAGGCGGCCGGCGGCAAGGCGCTGTTCGTCCGCGCCGACCTCGCCGACGCCGAGCAGGCCAAGACCTCCGTCACCCGGGTCGTGGAGGCGTACGGCCGGGTCGACTGCCTGGTGAACTCCGCCGGGCTCACCTCCCGGGGCACGCTCCTCGACACCACGCCCGAGTTGTTCGACCAGCACATCGCGATCAACCTGAAGGCGCCGTTCTTCGCCATGCAGGCGGCGGTGGCGGACATGGTCGGCCGGGGAGCGTCCGGCACGGTCGTCAACATCATCACCTCCTCGGCGCACGGCGGGCAGCCGTTCCTGGCGCCCTACGTGGCCGCGAAGGCCGGCCTGATCGGTCTCACCCGCAACGCGGCGCACGCGCACCGCTGGGACCGGGTGCGGATCAACGGCCTGAACATCGGCTGGACGGCGACCGAGGGCGAGGACGCCACCCAGAAGACCTTCCACGGCGCCGGCGACGACTGGCGTGAGGAGGCCGCGGCCAGGCTCCCGATGGGCAAGCTCGGCCAGCCCGACGAGATCGCCGACTTCGTGGTCCTCCTGCTGTCCGACCGGTCGGGCGTGGTGACCGGATCGGTGATCGACTGGGACCAGAACGTCCTCGGCGGCCTCGACTAGCACCCCCGCACCAACCCTCAAGGAGCTGCACCCCCATGCGTATCGGAATCCTCGGCCTCGGCCGCATCGGCGCCTTCCACGCCGAGACCCTCTCCGGACTCGACGCGGTCGAGTCGCTCGTGCTCACCGACCCCTTCGCGCAGGCCGCCAAGTCCGCCGCGGACCGGTTCGGCGGCGAGGTCGTCGACTCGCCCGAGGCCCTGCTGGCCGCCGGCGTGGACGGCATCGTCATCGCGGCCGCGACGGACGCCCACCCCGGGCTGATCCTGGCCGGCGTCGAGGCCGGCATCCCCGTCTTCTGCGAGAAGCCCGTCGCCAAGCACATGAGCGAGGGCGTCCAGGTCCTCAAGGCCGTCGAGGGCAGCGACGTCCCGATCCAGATCGGTTACAACCGCCGCTTCGACACCGGTTTCGTCAACGCGCGGGCCGCCGTCCAGGCCGGTGAGCTGGGCAAGCTGCACACCGTGCGCTCGACCACCCTGGACCCGGCCCCGCCGCCGGCCGCGTACATCGCCGCCTCCGGTGGCATC from Streptomyces sp. CC0208 carries:
- a CDS encoding phytanoyl-CoA dioxygenase family protein, with translation MSFTAVHRRAWLSEQDCDLGSFRALVERTADPADYPYASAVDRNVLLYDTGRVLGAKDRREVQEELVRALTDGPGVVVCRGAFPDHAVVDRFTEVFDSLIREQYAAGTTAGDHFAKPGANERVWNALEKAALYDPAAFADYYANPVVALVSEAWLGPGYQVTSQVNVVNPGGLAQTVHRDYHLGFLSDEAAAAYPAHVHRLSPVLTLQGAVAHCDMPVESGPTLYLPFSQLFEPGYLAWRRPEFQAYFKEHHVQLPLAKGDAVFFNPALFHAAGTNRTTDVRRMANLLQVSSAFGRAMETVDREAVSNAVYPALLRRKAEGADAEWLDNVIAASAEGYPFPTNLDSDPPVDGLAPPSQADLVRRALAEGWTPRTLRDELRACADRRTS
- a CDS encoding SDR family oxidoreductase, coding for MGLLDDKVVLVNGGSQGVGAAIARAAVREGAVVAVTGRRPEPGEALVAELEAAGGKALFVRADLADAEQAKTSVTRVVEAYGRVDCLVNSAGLTSRGTLLDTTPELFDQHIAINLKAPFFAMQAAVADMVGRGASGTVVNIITSSAHGGQPFLAPYVAAKAGLIGLTRNAAHAHRWDRVRINGLNIGWTATEGEDATQKTFHGAGDDWREEAAARLPMGKLGQPDEIADFVVLLLSDRSGVVTGSVIDWDQNVLGGLD